Sequence from the Zeugodacus cucurbitae isolate PBARC_wt_2022May chromosome 2, idZeuCucr1.2, whole genome shotgun sequence genome:
tacaACGGtttgacttgaaaattaaaatacatcttCAATAGATTTTCCACAGAAGGACGTGGGATTTTTTCGactgaataatttgaaaaacttttatccaattttttatactgctgcagagctaaatagagaaggtacaatcttctacaagagtgtacagctctggcgtatgccgatgatattgatatcatcggaagcaacaaccgcgccgtttgttctgctttttcccgcctggataaggaagcgaagcgaatgggagaaaatgaggaaaattttgagcaaagatttatggtcctcagaacattgacgatggaacgatgagctgtacgagttatacgacgacattgacatagttcagcgaataaaagaaACAGCGGCtatatgctggctaggtcatgttgttcgaatgaatgaaagtgcttcagctcttaaagtgttcgatgcagtacccgccggaggaagccgaggaaggggaaggcctccactccgttggagggcccaggtggagagcgacctggttacacttggatcTTCAACttgcgccgaactgcgaaggagagagagaggtggcgcactatcgtcgattcggctataaccggctaaacggttgcaacgacaatcacatatgtacatacatttttagcCAAAAACATAAAGTACCATTTCTCTCGCCAGTGTCGCTAGTTGAAGTTTTCTCGGCTCTTTAATGTGAatctaacaacaacagcggGTATAGTAGTATAATTGCCCGATATTCTAACTCAATCTGATTATGTCAGTGtacgaatatttaaattatgccagttgtttgttcgattcgctcctcttcaatttttgtacaaattgaaTACTTTCAATTACTAATTCGATAAGTAAGGGCTTTACCCCAGATATGTAACAATCTGGATACCTTGGAACTGGCAAAGTTGGTTGATTGCAGCCGAATATCAAGTGATGTATTTTCTTGTATGAAAGCAAATCCAaacattaatatattaattaattaattatactaGAAAACGtcctatacatatattatttgtaaatcATAGAAGATTTCTCTCCTATTTTTGGAACTGACCTTCAATTGATACAGTAGTAAGGTAGTTGTTTAGccaaatttgattttcaaaattattggatgatttttaatataatttccattcattaaaacaataaaaaaaacgactaaTTAATTGCCAAATCTAATATCAATGTCGTAGAATGGTTCcggtgttgttgtggttgttgtagtcGGAATAGTTGGTGCCACTGTCACGAGTACCGGTGCAGGTGTAGTGACTGGAACTGGAGCAATTGTCGGTTGTGTCGGTGCGGGTTCGCTCGGCGGTGGTTGCGTCGGTTGGGGTCGTGCTGGAGGTCCATTGTTGTAGCCTGGTGGTCCTGtgaatatatcaaaatatagttagtgattatttgttttttttatgaaatcacCTTCATGGTGACCATGACCGTGGTGATCATAATGGTCATGGTGGTGGCCATGTCCAGGTGGTCCTGTAAACAGGAAACGGAATGAATgtgaattaaaaaacaacattaTACAccgagcaacatgttgctagagtAAAATTACCATAATGTGGCGGGTTTCTATAATAGCCAGGCGGCGCTGGCggtgaaaaacaaaatatatttattactcaataattactttaaaatgCTAGTTTTATAACTCAGTGAATACTAGAAAAATCTCTTGCGCGCCATACCTCCATAAGGTGAATCAAACGGATTGCCTCCGTTGAATCCCGGTGGCGGATGGTTGTGAAAACCTGACGAATAATCATTTGAATCATAATAATCTTGCGCGGTTGATTGAGCCGATGGTTGTGGTGGCATCGAATCATATTCGTAATCATGATGGGAATGATGATGATGTTGGTGGTGGTAGTGATGGTGTTCATGAGAGCTTTGTTCTATGTACGAATCATATGGTTGCACGTTATAAGCACCTGTTAAGGGGggtgatggtggtggtggaCCATTCCGTTCATGTTGATGAGACACTACAACACCGGGCGCTTGCGGAGGGCGATATGGTTGTTGTGGTTGAACCACAGGTGGTGGTGGACCATTGCGTTGATGTTGATGAGACACTACAACACCGGGCGCTTGCGGTGGGCGATATGGTTGTTGTGGTTGAACCACAGGTGGTGGTGGACCATTGCGTTGATGTTGATGAGACACTACAACACCGGGCGCTTGCGGTGGGCCGTATGGTTGTTGTGGTTGAACCACAGGTGGTGGTGGACCATTGCGTTGATGTTGATGAGACACTACAACACCGGGCGCTTGCGGTGGgcgatattgttgttgtggttgaacCACTGGCGGTGGTGGAGCATTACTTTGATGTTGATGGCGCACAACGGTGCCG
This genomic interval carries:
- the LOC105218421 gene encoding proline-rich protein 2 isoform X5; the protein is MSWRLGCLVLAVLAVWQTHGKPLIEDATFSDVDLVAEDSHTNAVYVAAPARIKRTPQFFGSNCGFNGCGGRNIFGTNNNPAFNNYAYTPFNNNAVVVSHQHQPSTGTVVRHQHQSNAPPPPVVQPQQQYRPPQAPGVVVSHQHQPSTGTVVRHQHQSNAPPPPVVQPQQQYRPPQAPGVVVSHQHQPSTGTVVRHQHQSNAPPPPVVQPQQQYRPPQAPGVVVSHQHQRNGPPPPVVQPQQPYGPPQAPGVVVSHQHQRNGPPPPVVQPQQPYRPPQAPGVVVSHQHQRNGPPPPVVQPQQPYRPPQAPGVVVSHQHERNGPPPPSPPLTGPPGHGHHHDHYDHHGHGHHEGPPGYNNGPPARPQPTQPPPSEPAPTQPTIAPVPVTTPAPVLVTVAPTIPTTTTTTTPEPFYDIDIRFGN
- the LOC105218421 gene encoding proline-rich protein HaeIII subfamily 1 isoform X4, producing the protein MSWRLGCLVLAVLAVWQTHGKPLIEDATFSDVDLVAEDSHTNAVYVAAPARIKRTPQFFGSNCGFNGCGGRNIFGTNNNPAFNNYAYTPFNNNAVVVSHQHQPSTGTVVRHQHQSNAPPPPVVQPQQQYRPPQAPGVVVSHQHQPSTGTVVRHQHQSNAPPPPVVQPQQQYRPPQAPGVVVSHQHQPSTGTVVRHQHQSNAPPPPVVQPQQQYRPPQAPGVVVSHQHQRNGPPPPVVQPQQPYGPPQAPGVVVSHQHQRNGPPPPVVQPQQPYRPPQAPGVVVSHQHQRNGPPPPVVQPQQPYRPPQAPGVVVSHQHERNGPPPPSPPLTGFHNHPPPGFNGGNPFDSPYGGPPGHGHHHDHYDHHGHGHHEGPPGYNNGPPARPQPTQPPPSEPAPTQPTIAPVPVTTPAPVLVTVAPTIPTTTTTTTPEPFYDIDIRFGN
- the LOC105218421 gene encoding proline-rich protein 2 isoform X3; protein product: MSWRLGCLVLAVLAVWQTHGKPLIEDATFSDVDLVAEDSHTNAVYVAAPARIKRTPQFFGSNCGFNGCGGRNIFGTNNNPAFNNYAYTPFNNNAVVVSHQHQPSTGTVVRHQHQSNAPPPPVVQPQQQYRPPQAPGVVVSHQHQPSTGTVVRHQHQSNAPPPPVVQPQQQYRPPQAPGVVVSHQHQPSTGTVVRHQHQSNAPPPPVVQPQQQYRPPQAPGVVVSHQHQRNGPPPPVVQPQQPYGPPQAPGVVVSHQHQRNGPPPPVVQPQQPYRPPQAPGVVVSHQHQRNGPPPPVVQPQQPYRPPQAPGVVVSHQHERNGPPPPSPPLTGFHNHPPPGFNGGNPFDSPYGAPPGYYRNPPHYGPPGHGHHHDHYDHHGHGHHEGPPGYNNGPPARPQPTQPPPSEPAPTQPTIAPVPVTTPAPVLVTVAPTIPTTTTTTTPEPFYDIDIRFGN
- the LOC105218421 gene encoding proline-rich protein 2 isoform X2, with amino-acid sequence MSWRLGCLVLAVLAVWQTHGKPLIEDATFSDVDLVAEDSHTNAVYVAAPARIKRTPQFFGSNCGFNGCGGRNIFGTNNNPAFNNYAYTPFNNNAVVVSHQHQPSTGTVVRHQHQSNAPPPPVVQPQQQYRPPQAPGVVVSHQHQPSTGTVVRHQHQSNAPPPPVVQPQQQYRPPQAPGVVVSHQHQPSTGTVVRHQHQSNAPPPPVVQPQQQYRPPQAPGVVVSHQHQRNGPPPPVVQPQQPYGPPQAPGVVVSHQHQRNGPPPPVVQPQQPYRPPQAPGVVVSHQHQRNGPPPPVVQPQQPYRPPQAPGVVVSHQHERNGPPPPSPPLTGAYNVQPYDSYIEQSSHEHHHYHHQHHHHSHHDYEYDSMPPQPSAQSTAQDYYDSNDYSSGFHNHPPPGFNGGNPFDSPYGGPPGHGHHHDHYDHHGHGHHEGPPGYNNGPPARPQPTQPPPSEPAPTQPTIAPVPVTTPAPVLVTVAPTIPTTTTTTTPEPFYDIDIRFGN
- the LOC105218421 gene encoding proline-rich protein 2 isoform X1; the encoded protein is MSWRLGCLVLAVLAVWQTHGKPLIEDATFSDVDLVAEDSHTNAVYVAAPARIKRTPQFFGSNCGFNGCGGRNIFGTNNNPAFNNYAYTPFNNNAVVVSHQHQPSTGTVVRHQHQSNAPPPPVVQPQQQYRPPQAPGVVVSHQHQPSTGTVVRHQHQSNAPPPPVVQPQQQYRPPQAPGVVVSHQHQPSTGTVVRHQHQSNAPPPPVVQPQQQYRPPQAPGVVVSHQHQRNGPPPPVVQPQQPYGPPQAPGVVVSHQHQRNGPPPPVVQPQQPYRPPQAPGVVVSHQHQRNGPPPPVVQPQQPYRPPQAPGVVVSHQHERNGPPPPSPPLTGAYNVQPYDSYIEQSSHEHHHYHHQHHHHSHHDYEYDSMPPQPSAQSTAQDYYDSNDYSSGFHNHPPPGFNGGNPFDSPYGAPPGYYRNPPHYGPPGHGHHHDHYDHHGHGHHEGPPGYNNGPPARPQPTQPPPSEPAPTQPTIAPVPVTTPAPVLVTVAPTIPTTTTTTTPEPFYDIDIRFGN